In Chelmon rostratus isolate fCheRos1 chromosome 9, fCheRos1.pri, whole genome shotgun sequence, the following proteins share a genomic window:
- the spata4 gene encoding spermatogenesis-associated protein 4 — translation MTYAQTPRKTGLPREVLKWLQSLDLSFYPKNVRRDFSNGYLVAEILSRYYPQLFPVHSYDKGMSLSAKQRNWSQIERSLQKQNLHLMKDVVDGTIHCKPGAAELLVREVYTALTNRSIRDVQGPASDFTDREYQELLPTLARSTASKAIKNNLRITEIMAEPDISTNRRKAEVILCRHLERKAAERVLNPGRFKVKPNLDHLAAKTLVPSSCSDESVDRPSSGDTASRIGAAVSFKDMKDMHVCTSRWQH, via the exons ATGACTTACGCACAGACTCCCAGAAAGACTGGGCTGCCGAGAGAAGTCCTGAAATGGCTGCAAAGCCTCGATTTGTCGTTTTATCCGAAGAATGTGCGCAG AGATTTTTCCAATGGTTACCTTGTGGCAGAGATACTTTCTCGTTATTACCCCCAGCTCTTCCCAGTGCATTCATATGACAAAGGGATGTCACTTTCTGCCAAACAGAGGAACTGGAGCCAGATAGAGAGG TCTTTACAGAAGCAGAATCTGCACTTGATGAAGGACGTCGTTGATGGAACCATCCACTGTAAACCAGGAGCCGCTGAGCTGTTGGTGCGGGAGGTTTACACTGCTTTAACTAACAGGAG CATCAGAGATGTTCAGGGCCCAGCATCAGACTTCACTGACCGTGAGTACCAGGAGCTTCTGCCCACACTGGCCCGCTCCACAGCCTCTAAGGCCATCAAGAACAACCTGAGGATAACAGAGATCATGGCTGAGCCCGACATCAGCACAAACCGGAGGAAGGCAGAGGTCATCCTCTGCAGGCACCTGGAGCGCAAGGCTGCAGAGAGGGTTCTCAACCCCG GACGGTTTAAAGTGAAGCCTAATCTGGATCACCTGGCAGCCAAAACTCTTGTGCCATCCAgctgcagtgatgagagtgTTGACAGGCCTTCATCTGGAGACACTGCATCACGTAT TGGAGCTGCTGTTTCCTTTAAGGACATGAAGGA TATGCATGTTTGtaccagtaggtggcagcatTGA
- the asb5a gene encoding ankyrin repeat and SOCS box protein 5 isoform X1: MSDPTGEFANKPFAAQLSNVYFSILALFCFKLFVKISLNLLAYFYIVRGNRKEAARISAEFYDYGQQHRSWADRSPLHDAASQGRLLALRTLILQGHSVNVLTIDHVTPLHEACVGDHVACARALIDAGANVNASTIDGVTPLFNACTVGSVACTEILLENGAKPLSLVYQPSPIHEATSKGHYGCVEALVTWGADVDMDIPHLGTALYTACICQELECARKLLREGANVQKGKSLESPLHAAAEKDCTAVVKLLLDFGADINARNTEFQRPVDVAPPSSLTEGFLLFYEATPRLLSQLCRHCIRNCVGRDRLHLLSHLPLPNRLRNYLQYQ; encoded by the exons ATGTCAGACCCAACAGGGGAATTCGCCAACAAGCCCTTTGCGGCCCAGTTGTCCAATGTTTACTTCAGCATCTTAGCACTGTTCTGCTTTAAGCTCTTTGTTAAGATTTCTCTCAACTTGCTGGCATACTTCTACATTGTCCGTGGGAACCGTAAAGAGGCTGCCAGGATATCAGCAGAGTTCTATGATTATGGTCAGCAACACA GATCCTGGGCGGACCGCTCGCCCCTCCACGATGCTGCGAGTCAGGGCCGCCTCCTGGCTCTGAGGACCCTCATTTTACAG GGTCACAGTGTGAATGTTCTGACCATAGACCATGTGACACCCCTTCATGAGGCCTGTGTCGGAGACCACGTCGCTTGTGCCAGAGCTCTCATTGATGCAGGAGCAAAT gTCAATGCTTCCACAATTGATGGAGTCACCCCTCTGTTCAACGCCTGCACGGTGGGCAGCGTGGCATGCACTGAAATTCTCCTGGAAAATGGAGCAAAACCCCTGAGCCTCGTGTACCAACCCTCACCGATACATGAAGCTACGAGCAAAG GTCATTACGGTTGTGTGGAGGCTCTGGTGACTTGGGGGGCAGATGTGGACATGGACATTCCTCACCTGGGCACAGCGCTCTATACAGCCTGCATCTGCCAAGAGCTGGAGTGTGCCAGGAAACTCCTGAGGGAAG GTGCAAATGTGCAGAAAGGCAAATCCTTGGAGTCACCCTtacatgcagctgcagaaaaagacTGCACAGCTGtagtgaagctgctgctggactttGGTGCAGACATTAATGCCCGGAACACAGAGTTTCAGAGGCCAGTAGACGTGGCTCCACCCAGCAGTCTAACAGAGGGCTTTCTACTGTTCTACGAAG CTACACCACGACTGCTGAGCCAGCTGTGTCGTCACTGCATCAGGAACTGCGTTGGCCGTGACAGACTCCATCTTCTTTCCCACCTTCCTCTACCCAACAGACTCAGGAACTACCTTCAGTACCAATGA
- the asb5a gene encoding ankyrin repeat and SOCS box protein 5 isoform X2, with product MIKTDEDGNEDVWNASAVILDIDSGSWADRSPLHDAASQGRLLALRTLILQGHSVNVLTIDHVTPLHEACVGDHVACARALIDAGANVNASTIDGVTPLFNACTVGSVACTEILLENGAKPLSLVYQPSPIHEATSKGHYGCVEALVTWGADVDMDIPHLGTALYTACICQELECARKLLREGANVQKGKSLESPLHAAAEKDCTAVVKLLLDFGADINARNTEFQRPVDVAPPSSLTEGFLLFYEATPRLLSQLCRHCIRNCVGRDRLHLLSHLPLPNRLRNYLQYQ from the exons ATGATTAAAACGGATGAAGATGGGAATGAGGACGTGTGGAATGCATCCGCTGTTATTCTGGACATTGACTCAG GATCCTGGGCGGACCGCTCGCCCCTCCACGATGCTGCGAGTCAGGGCCGCCTCCTGGCTCTGAGGACCCTCATTTTACAG GGTCACAGTGTGAATGTTCTGACCATAGACCATGTGACACCCCTTCATGAGGCCTGTGTCGGAGACCACGTCGCTTGTGCCAGAGCTCTCATTGATGCAGGAGCAAAT gTCAATGCTTCCACAATTGATGGAGTCACCCCTCTGTTCAACGCCTGCACGGTGGGCAGCGTGGCATGCACTGAAATTCTCCTGGAAAATGGAGCAAAACCCCTGAGCCTCGTGTACCAACCCTCACCGATACATGAAGCTACGAGCAAAG GTCATTACGGTTGTGTGGAGGCTCTGGTGACTTGGGGGGCAGATGTGGACATGGACATTCCTCACCTGGGCACAGCGCTCTATACAGCCTGCATCTGCCAAGAGCTGGAGTGTGCCAGGAAACTCCTGAGGGAAG GTGCAAATGTGCAGAAAGGCAAATCCTTGGAGTCACCCTtacatgcagctgcagaaaaagacTGCACAGCTGtagtgaagctgctgctggactttGGTGCAGACATTAATGCCCGGAACACAGAGTTTCAGAGGCCAGTAGACGTGGCTCCACCCAGCAGTCTAACAGAGGGCTTTCTACTGTTCTACGAAG CTACACCACGACTGCTGAGCCAGCTGTGTCGTCACTGCATCAGGAACTGCGTTGGCCGTGACAGACTCCATCTTCTTTCCCACCTTCCTCTACCCAACAGACTCAGGAACTACCTTCAGTACCAATGA
- the ctso gene encoding cathepsin O isoform X1, with protein MRVDHSYVVVIATLSTLVSPRCCLNVRRDDTQTKLNGSAVDFDSFREQFLRISEVGREEFRLRQLHFQSATKRHAYLNSFSTAPQSAKYGINQFSDLSQKEFRDLYLRASADRAPLFPGLKTQGLPAKFDWRDKAVVAPVQNQEACGSCWAFSVVGAMQSVHAIGGSQLVQLSVQQVLDCSFQNEGCNGGSPVRALNWLKQTRVKLVPQSEYPYKAETGICHFFSQSHGGVSVKNFTAHDFSGQEEAMMGQLVKHGPLVAIVDAVSWQDYLGGIIQHHCSSQWSNHAVLVVGYNTTGTCCHCTGTRDIPYWIVQNSWGSTWGNEGYVYIKIGGNVCGIADSVAAVFL; from the exons ATGAGGGTCGACCATTCGTATGTGGTTGTAATCGCGACCCTTTCCACGCTCGTTTCCCCCCGGTGTTGTCTAAATGTGCGCCGGGATGACACTCAGACCAAGTTGAACGGCTCCGCGGTTGATTTCGACTCGTTCAGAGAGCAGTTTCTCCGCATCTCTGAAGTCGGCAGAGAAGAATTTCGCTTGCGCCAGCTCCATTTTCAG AGTGCTACAAAGCGGCATGCGTACCTGAATTCATTCTCCACAGCACCACAGTCTGCCAAATACGGCATCAACCAGTTCTCTGACCTCTCACAGAAGGAATTCAGAG ATCTGTACCTGCGAGCAAGCGCTGACAGAGCTCCTCTCTTCCCTGGACTGAAGACACAGGGGCTCCCGGCCAAATTTGACTGGAGAGACAAAGCAGTGGTGGCACCGGTCCAGAACCAAGAAGCA TGTGGGAGCTGTTGGGCATTCAGCGTGGTCGGCGCAATGCAGTCCGTCCATGCGATTGGGGGCTCCCAGCTGGTGCAGCTCAGTGTGCAGCAGGTTCTGGACTGCTCCTTTCAAAATGAAGGCTGCAATGGAGGCTCCCCAGTCCGGGCTCTGAATTGGTTAAAGCAA ACCAGAGTGAAACTGGTGCCTCAGTCAGAGTATCCCTACAAGGCCGAGACAGGAATCTGccattttttctctcagtcacaCGGGGGTGTTTCTGTGAAGAACTTTACTGCACATGATTTCAG TGGTCAAGAGGAGGCCATGATGGGTCAGCTGGTGAAGCATGGCCCCTTGGTTGCCATCGTGGATGCTGTAAGCTGGCAGGATTACCTGGGTGGAATCATCCAGCACCACTGCTCCAGCCAATGGTCTAACCATGCTGTCCTGGTTGTTGGATACAACACCACTGGTACATGCTGTCACTGCACTGGCACGA GGGATATTCCGTACTGGATTGTGCAGAACTCCTGGGGATCCACATGGGGGAACGAAGGTTATGTTTATATAAAAATTGGTGGTAACGTTTGTG GTATTGCAGATTCTGTGGCAGCAGTTTTTCTCTGA
- the ctso gene encoding cathepsin O isoform X2 codes for MRVDHSYVVVIATLSTLVSPRCCLNVRRDDTQTKLNGSAVDFDSFREQFLRISEVGREEFRLRQLHFQSATKRHAYLNSFSTAPQSAKYGINQFSDLSQKEFRDLYLRASADRAPLFPGLKTQGLPAKFDWRDKAVVAPVQNQEACGSCWAFSVVGAMQSVHAIGGSQLVQLSVQQVLDCSFQNEGCNGGSPVRALNWLKQTRVKLVPQSEYPYKAETGICHFFSQSHGGVSVKNFTAHDFSGQEEAMMGQLVKHGPLVAIVDAVSWQDYLGGIIQHHCSSQWSNHAVLVVGYNTTGDIPYWIVQNSWGSTWGNEGYVYIKIGGNVCGIADSVAAVFL; via the exons ATGAGGGTCGACCATTCGTATGTGGTTGTAATCGCGACCCTTTCCACGCTCGTTTCCCCCCGGTGTTGTCTAAATGTGCGCCGGGATGACACTCAGACCAAGTTGAACGGCTCCGCGGTTGATTTCGACTCGTTCAGAGAGCAGTTTCTCCGCATCTCTGAAGTCGGCAGAGAAGAATTTCGCTTGCGCCAGCTCCATTTTCAG AGTGCTACAAAGCGGCATGCGTACCTGAATTCATTCTCCACAGCACCACAGTCTGCCAAATACGGCATCAACCAGTTCTCTGACCTCTCACAGAAGGAATTCAGAG ATCTGTACCTGCGAGCAAGCGCTGACAGAGCTCCTCTCTTCCCTGGACTGAAGACACAGGGGCTCCCGGCCAAATTTGACTGGAGAGACAAAGCAGTGGTGGCACCGGTCCAGAACCAAGAAGCA TGTGGGAGCTGTTGGGCATTCAGCGTGGTCGGCGCAATGCAGTCCGTCCATGCGATTGGGGGCTCCCAGCTGGTGCAGCTCAGTGTGCAGCAGGTTCTGGACTGCTCCTTTCAAAATGAAGGCTGCAATGGAGGCTCCCCAGTCCGGGCTCTGAATTGGTTAAAGCAA ACCAGAGTGAAACTGGTGCCTCAGTCAGAGTATCCCTACAAGGCCGAGACAGGAATCTGccattttttctctcagtcacaCGGGGGTGTTTCTGTGAAGAACTTTACTGCACATGATTTCAG TGGTCAAGAGGAGGCCATGATGGGTCAGCTGGTGAAGCATGGCCCCTTGGTTGCCATCGTGGATGCTGTAAGCTGGCAGGATTACCTGGGTGGAATCATCCAGCACCACTGCTCCAGCCAATGGTCTAACCATGCTGTCCTGGTTGTTGGATACAACACCACTG GGGATATTCCGTACTGGATTGTGCAGAACTCCTGGGGATCCACATGGGGGAACGAAGGTTATGTTTATATAAAAATTGGTGGTAACGTTTGTG GTATTGCAGATTCTGTGGCAGCAGTTTTTCTCTGA